The genomic DNA TGCTCAAGGAAGTCGCCCTGGGGTTTTTGCTGGGCGTGCTGTTGTCGATGCCGTTCTGGATGTTCGAAGCGGTGGGCGCTCTGCTGGACAACCAGCGTGGCGCCCTGGCCGGCGGCCAGCTCAACCCCTCGCTGGGCCCGGACGCGACCCCCATCGGCCATCTCTTCAAGGAACTGGCGATCTTTCTGTTGATGGTCACGCTGGGGCTGGGAGCGCTGACCCAGGTGATCTGGGACAGCTACCAGATTTGGCCGCCTACGGCCTGGTTCCCCGTGGTGGGGCCCAATGGGTTCAGTACGTTCATCGGGCTGCTGGGCGATACCTTCACGCACATGATGCTCTACGCGGCGCCCTTCATCGCGGTGCTGCTGTTGTTGGAGTTCGGCATTGCGCTGCTTGGGCTCTACAGCCCGCAGTTGCAGGTGAGCACGTTGGCTCCGCCGGTCAAATGCCTGGCGGGCATCGGTATTTTGATCCTGTACTTTTCATTGCTGCAGGATTTGATCGTGGGGCGCATGGTGCTCTTGGGCGACCTCAAACACGCGTTGGGTTTGATGTTCAAGGTGCCGGCACCATGAGCGATTCAGGTGAAAAAAAGCACCCGGCGAGTGCCAAGAAGCTGCGCGACCAGCGCAAGAAGGGGCAGGTCGCCCAGAGCCAGGACGTCCCAAAGTTATTGGTGCTGACGGCCCTGAGCGAGATTGCGCTGTTCACCGCCGACAGCAGCATGCAACGCTTCGGGCAATTGATGGTGTTGCCGATGTCGCGATTCGACCAGCCGTTTGTTCGCGCGTTGGAAGAAGTGCTGATGGAAGCGCTGGTGGTGTTTTTCTCGTTCGCCCTGCTGATGGTTGCAGTCGCCATTGCGATCAAGCTGATCAGCAGCTGGATGCAGTTCGGGCTGCTGTTTGCCCCGGAAACCCTGAAGCTGGATTTCAACCGGCTCAACCCGCTCAACCAGGCCAAGCAGATGTTCTC from Pseudomonas tolaasii NCPPB 2192 includes the following:
- the sctT gene encoding type III secretion system export apparatus subunit SctT; translation: MLLYLEYLPGLLLGMARIYPCALLVAAFCFQHIRGMTRHTIIMVLALMPAPGIHAALLGTEYSALALAGLMLKEVALGFLLGVLLSMPFWMFEAVGALLDNQRGALAGGQLNPSLGPDATPIGHLFKELAIFLLMVTLGLGALTQVIWDSYQIWPPTAWFPVVGPNGFSTFIGLLGDTFTHMMLYAAPFIAVLLLLEFGIALLGLYSPQLQVSTLAPPVKCLAGIGILILYFSLLQDLIVGRMVLLGDLKHALGLMFKVPAP